A window of Castanea sativa cultivar Marrone di Chiusa Pesio chromosome 1, ASM4071231v1 contains these coding sequences:
- the LOC142639696 gene encoding RING-H2 finger protein ATL54 → MARNYRILFPTLTATSPSSNCEGFCDPACPFNCHPPFPDYIYFPPPPPPPSLAASHSSKFLGHHFSTFLIISLSVLASLLVLISYYVLIVRSCPSWCSRRNNGPTSSRSDGTDEDFLDENHVDHPIWFITTVGLQQSIISSIAVCRYKKDEGLIEGTECSVCLNEFHEDEMLRLLPKCSHAFHIRCIDTWLRSHTNCPLCRANIIVSDTVSLDLVSHLGSVDQHANNLDRNQETTMMNSGNDGDISENPAGITAESELPEVNGERTSKETVNCSGNNDFQALGDDSMDNGIQVIRSVSEGSLVIETEDAENSQLDIESKQDVSSSEVELE, encoded by the exons ATGGCTAGAAATTATAGAATACTCTTCCCTACACTCACTGCAACAAGCCCATCCTCAAACTGTGAAGGTTTTTGTGACCCAGCTTGCCCTTTTAACTGTCATCCACCTTTCCCAGACTATATCTATTtcccaccaccacctccaccaccatctCTCGCAGCCTCTCATAGCTCAAAATTCTTAGGCCACCACTTCTCAACCTTCCTTATTATCTCCCTTTCTGTCTTAGCCAGCCTTCTTGTTCTTATTAGTTACTATGTTCTAATAGTAAGGTCTTGTCCAAGTTGGTGTAGCCGAAGAAATAATGGACCTACATCCTCTCGCTCAGATGGTACAGACGAAGATTTTCTTGATGAGAATCATGTTGATCATCCTATATGGTTCATCACCACCGTTGGTTTACAACAGTCTATTATAAGCTCGATTGCGGTTTGTAGGTACAAGAAAGATGAGGGTTTGATTGAAGGCACCGAGTGTTCTGTGTGTTTGAACGAGTTTCATGAAGATGAAATGCTTAGACTCTTGCCTAAGTGTAGCCATGCCTTTCATATACGTTGCATTGATACTTGGTTGAGGTCTCATACAAACTGTCCTCTATGCCGTGCCAATATAATTGTGAGTGATACTGTAAGTTTAGACCTTGTTAGTCATCTGGGTTCAGTGGATCAGCATGCTAACAATTTGGACAGAAACCAAGAGACCACTATGATGAACTCTGGGAATGATGGTGACATCTCTGAGAACCCGGCTGGAATAACCGCTGAAAGCGAATTACCAGAGGTTAATGGTGAAAGAACATCAAAAGAGACTGTGAATTGTAGTGGAAATAATGATTTTCAGGCACTTGGTGATGATTCAATGGATAATGGTATACAAGTAATAAGGTCTGTTTCAGAAGGGAGCTTGGTTATTGAAACTGAAGATGCTGAAAATTCACAGTTAGATATTGAATCAAAGCAAGATG TTTCAAGTTCTGAAGTGGAGCTGGAGTAA